A portion of the Alkalilimnicola sp. S0819 genome contains these proteins:
- a CDS encoding serine/threonine protein kinase, translated as MNETAEHPYQALSPDCVLDAVESLGYLSDGRVLALNSYENRVYQVGLEGAQPLVVKFYRPERWRDEQIREEHAFAEALQGHEIPVVAPLRVGGETLHEHAGFRYACYPRRGGRGPELDLPEHREWLGRFLGRIHAVGAARPFEHRPTLSMADMGEASRQYLLEGDWLPAHILEAYESLSRDVLDGIARGFERAGDVAELRLHGDCHPGNILWTDEGPHFVDLDDCRQGPAVQDLWMLLSGDRAEMSLQLSDIVEAYEEFHDFDRRELHLIEALRSLRMMHYAAWLARRWHDPAFPLAFPWFNGTRYWEDHVLALREQLALLDEPPLVI; from the coding sequence ATGAACGAGACAGCCGAACATCCCTACCAGGCCCTGTCGCCGGACTGTGTGCTGGACGCGGTGGAGAGCCTGGGTTATCTCAGCGACGGCCGGGTGCTGGCGCTGAACAGCTACGAGAACCGGGTCTATCAGGTGGGCCTGGAAGGCGCCCAACCGCTGGTGGTGAAGTTTTACCGCCCGGAACGCTGGCGCGATGAGCAGATTCGCGAGGAGCACGCCTTCGCCGAGGCGTTGCAGGGTCACGAGATTCCAGTGGTCGCGCCACTGCGCGTAGGCGGCGAGACCCTGCACGAGCACGCCGGTTTTCGCTACGCCTGCTACCCGCGCCGAGGGGGGCGCGGTCCGGAGTTGGACCTGCCGGAGCACCGGGAGTGGTTGGGCCGCTTCCTGGGGCGTATTCATGCGGTGGGCGCGGCGCGGCCCTTCGAGCATCGACCGACCCTGAGCATGGCCGACATGGGCGAGGCCTCCAGGCAGTATCTGCTGGAGGGCGATTGGCTGCCCGCTCACATTCTCGAGGCCTACGAGAGCCTCAGTCGCGATGTGCTGGACGGCATTGCCCGGGGCTTCGAGCGGGCCGGGGACGTGGCCGAGTTGCGCCTGCACGGCGATTGCCACCCGGGCAACATCCTCTGGACCGACGAGGGGCCGCATTTCGTCGACCTGGACGATTGCCGCCAGGGGCCGGCGGTGCAGGATCTGTGGATGCTGCTCTCCGGGGACCGGGCGGAGATGAGCCTGCAGCTTTCGGACATCGTCGAGGCCTACGAGGAATTCCACGACTTCGATCGGCGCGAACTGCACCTGATCGAGGCCCTGCGCAGCCTGCGCATGATGCACTACGCCGCCTGGCTGGCCCGACGTTGGCACGACCCGGCCTTTCCGCTGGCCTTCCCCTGGTTCAACGGTACGCGCTACTGGGAGGACCATGTGCTCGCCTTGCGCGAGCAGCTGGCGCTGCTGGATGAGCCGCCGCTGGTGATTTGA